The Mycoplasmopsis caviae sequence CTTCTTCCATATTTGTTCTTGTACTATCTGAACCTCAAAAGTTCTTCTTCTATCCGTTATTATTACTTGTGGAATGCCATACCTTTTAAATAATTGTGTTAGAAGATTTTGATATCCAATTGTTGTTTCCTCAATGTCAATTCAGATTGCTAACAAACTTTTTGTTGTCGCATCAACAGCATTATAAATATGGTACTTCTTACTTTCTCCAAAAAGATGAAGTGGTGTTGCATCAATTTCAATAATTTGCCCAAAATCATAGTCAGAACTTTTATTTTGGTAAACACCTTTTAATGGATTTTTATTTAGAATTTTTTCATAAATTTTAATAAACTGTGCCTCGATTTTAGAAATATCTTGACCGTTTTCTAAAAACATTCTTCTTCTCTTAATCTCATTTTTTACTTTTCTCGTTGCATATGAACTGCAATAACCAAGTCTAAGCATTCTTTTATAAAAGGTAGTGAAAGGCAACAATTTTTTTCATCATTAGTAAGACTCATTATTGTAAAAATGCAACAAGGCTACACTAAGATCACCTTTTGATATTTTCTCAATATGTTCCACTAATTCATAATATCTATTAGTTAAATCAATAATAACTGAATCACTTACTTTCACACCCCTAAGTTTATTTTTATTACCATGTGATATACTGATTGCATCTTGGTTATTTGTAGATGCAATCAATATTTGATTTCTATATCTTTTAATTGTTTTTGTTGATGTTCTACAACCCAATTTTCCTAATATTTTTGATATTTCGGCATTTGGTCTATTTCAATATTGTTGAATTTTTTAAATCTAAAATTTTTTTATCTTCATAATCAGTTGTTTTACCTGTATCAACTGCTTGAAATCTGGTTTTAATTACAAGATTTTCCATAATTTAAATTCTCCTTTTTAAAATAATAATTGAAACCTAAAAATGGACAAAATAAAAGATAAAAACAGGGTGGACAAAATAAAATAAAACCATTATTTATAAAAAGTTCTTGGTTGACATTGCAATATGGTTTATAATATCTTTGATGTGTCCCCAATGTTGGACAATTACTATACCCATAGGGATAGTTGCTTAAGAGTATATAACTCCTTTCACTAGATAATTGAAAAGTACTGTGCGCGGTTGCTTTTCTTCTTTAATCAAAATATTATTTTAATCTTCAATCTCCAAAGAGAACTTCGCCGTTCTCTTTTTTGATTTTTTATGCTTCAAATTGCTGCACACAGTAGCAAATTTATATTTAGTATTCAAATTTTTAAAGTTTAATGTTAAATTTAAAAATTAACATATTCTATTTATTTATAGGCTTTTTGGTCAAATGATTTTTTTGCATTTAATTAAATTTTAAAAGAAAGCTTAATTATTTAAAAATGTGGAAAGATTTCCATTAATTTTTATTTGCGTATTTTTGCAACTTTCATTATTTTGATAATTTTCTTCTATTTTGTCCAATTTTTAAGGTTGTAAAAATTATAGCCAAAACACATAAAAGTTTGGCTATTTTTTTAATCAAAACAGCAAAAAATGTGTTATTTTTTGTTTTTGTGTGTACAACATTAAGGTTTACCGCATTTTTAAATGTTAAATTACATTTTTTAAAATTTTGCATATTAAAACATACAACATCATTAAGAAGTTGCTTTTAATTAATTCATTTTGTCTTCAATCCTAAAGTTTTTTCATAACTTTTGGGGATTGACATCATTTGTTAATTTCTTTTAAATATTCTTCAATCAACAAATAAATTGTTGATTGAAATAAAAAATAACTTATTTAATAAGTATTGAGCCGTTGGCTCTTATTAAGACCTGTCGGTCTTAAGAAGCAAAACTTCTTTTTGTCTTGCTAGACAGGCTTTCTTCTTTTTAAAAAGAAGAAACAAGAAAAACTTACTTAAATGATTTGTAATTAGCGTCAATAAATTCCTTCATTTCTTTTGTAATATCATTTAACTTTTCAAGATTTTCACTTAATAGTTTTTTAATAAATTCAATGTCTTTATTGTTTGGGTTTGCAGAATTCTTAAATATATTTTCAAGTTTTTCAAATGTACTGGATGTTCATGTTCTATTATGAAGCATGGTTTTAATTGTAGCTCTTACACCTTGATGTTGTGGATCAAGATTTTTTGATATTGCATATACATCGATTGCACTCAATTCGTTTCCTTTCGGTACTCTGGCTTCATATTTTCTTTTCCCTCAACAAAGAATAATTTATTT is a genomic window containing:
- a CDS encoding DDE-type integrase/transposase/recombinase, whose product is MLRLGYCSSYATRKVKNEIKRRRMFLENGQDISKIEAQFIKIYEKILNKNPLKGVYQNKSSDYDFGQIIEIDATPLHLFGESKKYHIYNAVDATTKSLLAIWIDIEETTIGYQNLLTQLFKRYGIPQVIITDRRRTFEVQIVQEQIWKKH